From one Leishmania panamensis strain MHOM/PA/94/PSC-1 chromosome 11 sequence genomic stretch:
- a CDS encoding membrane transporter, putative (TriTrypDB/GeneDB-style sysID: LpmP.11.0680): protein MQTNEKVEIIRLATGPQEPINEYRRFAILVLGSFGCIVCSFSYAWNLISGTMQQRYDLTQRDLSTVVTVGLVVQYCVLPYAFLYDYLGPLPISILSTVYFALGTLLLALCFMDKVEGSVVRLCVFNAMMATGCALLDLTSCITVLSHFPTNRGPVTALLKTFTGLGSAIVACLYTGYFDSNAEKHFFFLFSMGIVVGILCIAFIRLPPYHLTQYEERSLPDEVKERRLATKAQYLRQEAPLRRFVLGFIILVVLIIFVPTQSALVSYLKLGKAPKVAFAIVTTVLTLLYLLVAAPLPFLNSSHIPIFNRAYSKRDARGDADSRDSTEPLGLEEAQIRKYHAPGEGQQRGNNAKGLPYDAAAVAETLDDERGAVASAELETEIDYLAPQYQGSFIHNLTTLEIWALWWTMFTVVGAEFVIIFNARFILVALQSAPVSESLSTMLTVLNGVGSAVGRLMMSFFEVWSQKRKAEDRVPITIALFFPTSSIIISIMLFLVLPAAALPLPYIVAALGNGFLAGVAILVTRTIFAKDPAKHYHFCFTASMLASLVFNRFLYGEWYTVQADKQARADKMCYGKKCVMMPMLVLLGLACSAFITDVVLHLRYRSYCQKALSERARLREEAEASRKVEEFENAADDDLSPHSAAREEQRRRA, encoded by the coding sequence ATGCAGACCAACGAGAAGGTTGAAATTATCCGCCTCGCGACGGGGCCGCAGGAGCCCATCAACGAGTACAGGCGGTTTGCGATCCTGGTGCTGGGCTCCTTCGGCTGCATCGTGTGCTCCTTCAGCTATGCGTGGAATCTCATCTCCGGCacgatgcagcagcggtacgaCCTCACGCAACGCGACCTGAGCACAGTCGTGACCGTGGGCCTCGTGGTGCAGTACTGCGTTCTGCCCTACGCCTTCCTGTACGACTACTTGGGCCCCCTCCCTATTAGCATCCTCAGCACCGTGTACTTCGCCCtcggcacgctgctgcttgcgctgtGCTTCATGGACAAGGTCGAGGGCAGCGtggtgcgtctctgtgtgttcaACGCGATGATGGCGACTGGGTGCGCCCTTCTTGATCTTACCTCGTGCATCACCGTCCTGTCTCACTTTCCGACGAACCGCGGCCCCGtaacggcgctgctgaagacgtTTACCGGTCTTGGCTCCGCGATTGTCGCGTGTCTCTACACCGGCTACTTCGACTCCAACGCAGAGAAGCATTTCTTCTTCCTGTTTTCGATGGGCATTGTTGTCGGCATTTTGTGCATCGCGTTCATACGCCTGCCCCCCTACCACCTGACGCAGTACGAGGAGCGGAGTCTGCCTGAtgaggtgaaggagcgccGCCTGGCGACGAAGGCACAGTACCTGCGTCAggaggcaccgctgcgccgcttcgtGCTGGGGTTCATCATCCTGGTTGTGCTCATCATCTTCGTGCCGACGCAGAGTGCGCTGGTGAGCTACCTAAAGCTGGGTAAAGCGCCGAAGGTCGCGTTTGCGATAGTGACGACCGTTTTGACGCTTCTCTACTTACTGGTCGCGGCCCCTCTGCCGTTCCTGAACAGCAGCCACATCCCGATCTTCAACCGGGCATACTCGAAGCGCGACGCGCGCGGCGATGCCGACAGCAGGGACTCCACCGAGCCGCTGGGACTTGAGGAGGCGCAGATACGCAAGTACCACGCGCCGGGtgaggggcagcagcgcggtaACAACGCGAAGGGTCTGCCCTACGACGCGGCTGCCGTTGCGGAGACACTGGATGATGAGCGCGGTGCAGTGGCCTCGGCGGAGCTGGAGACGGAGATTGACTACCTTGCGCCGCAGTATCAGGGAAGCTTCATCCACAACCTGACGACGCTGGAAATCTGGGCTCTGTGGTGGACTATGTTCACCGTGGTTGGCGCCGAGTTTGTGATCATTTTCAACGCGCGCTTCATCTTGGTCGCCCTTCAGAGCGCGCCGGTGAGCGAGTCGCTGTCTACCATGCTGACAGTGCTGAACGGCGTGGGCAGCGCTGTGGGCCGCCTGATGATGTCTTTCTTCGAGGTGTGGTCTCAGAAGCGCAAGGCGGAGGACCGCGTGCCGATCACGATTGCGCTGTTCTTCCCCACAAGCTCTATCATCATCAGTATCATGCTATTCCTCGTGCTGCCGGCAGCCGCGCTCCCGCTGCCGTACATTGTCGCTGCCCTTGGCAACGGGTTCCTCGCTGGTGTGGCGATTTTGGTGACGCGCACGATCTTCGCAAAGGACCCTGCGAAGCACTACCACTTCTGCTTCACTGCGTCGATGCTAGCGTCGCTGGTGTTCAACCGTTTCCTGTACGGCGAGTGGTACACGGTGCAGGCCGATAAGCAGGCGCGCGCGGATAAGATGTGCTACGGCAAGAAGTGCGTAATGATGCcgatgctggtgctgctcggtCTTGCGTGCAGTGCCTTCATCACTGACGTGGTTCTGCACTTGCGCTACCGCTCGTACTGCCAGAAGGCGCTGTCAGAGCGCGCGCGTCTgcgtgaggaggcggaggcctCCCGAAAGGTTGAGGAGTTTGAGAACGCGGCGGACGACGATTTGAGCCCCCACTCTGCCGCCAGGGAGGAGCAAAGGAGGCGCGCGTAG